A stretch of Bordetella petrii DNA encodes these proteins:
- a CDS encoding acetyl-CoA acetyltransferase, whose translation MTKAVIAGWSHIPFGKLADPDTESLMAQVSGAALAHAGISGKEVDGIYVGVMNNGFQKQDFQGALVALADPDLAHVPATRLENACATGSAALYTAMDFIESGRGRIALVVGAEKMTSRPTPEIGDLLLNASYRKEEADIKGGFAGVFGQIAGEYFKRYGDRSHELAMIAAKNHKNGVANPYAQIRKDLGVEFCDTVSEKNPYVAAPLRRTDCSLVSDGAAAIVLVDEALAAQFPRAIGFRARQHVNDILPLSRRDPLAFEGATRAWRQALQAAGITLDDLSLVETHDCFTIAELIEYEAMGLAARGEGYKVVREGITQKDGRLPVNPSGGLKAKGHPVGATGVSMHAMACMQLTESAGDMQIPGARLAGVFNMGGAAVANYVSILERIK comes from the coding sequence ATGACCAAGGCAGTAATTGCAGGATGGTCGCACATCCCTTTCGGCAAACTGGCGGACCCCGATACCGAAAGCCTGATGGCCCAGGTGTCGGGCGCGGCGCTGGCGCACGCGGGAATCAGCGGCAAAGAGGTCGACGGCATTTACGTCGGCGTGATGAACAACGGCTTCCAGAAGCAGGACTTCCAGGGCGCGCTGGTGGCCCTGGCCGACCCGGACCTGGCCCATGTGCCCGCCACCCGCCTGGAAAACGCCTGCGCCACCGGCTCGGCCGCCCTGTACACGGCCATGGACTTCATTGAGTCGGGCCGCGGCCGCATCGCGCTGGTGGTGGGCGCGGAAAAAATGACCAGCCGCCCCACCCCCGAAATCGGCGATTTGCTGCTGAACGCCAGCTACCGCAAAGAAGAAGCCGATATCAAGGGCGGCTTCGCGGGCGTGTTCGGCCAGATCGCCGGCGAATACTTCAAGCGCTATGGCGACCGCAGCCACGAGCTGGCCATGATCGCGGCCAAGAACCACAAGAACGGCGTCGCCAACCCCTACGCGCAGATCCGCAAAGATCTCGGCGTGGAGTTCTGCGATACGGTGTCCGAGAAGAACCCCTATGTGGCCGCGCCCCTGCGCCGCACAGACTGCTCGCTGGTGTCCGATGGCGCGGCCGCCATCGTGCTGGTGGACGAAGCCCTGGCCGCCCAGTTTCCGCGCGCCATCGGGTTTCGCGCGCGGCAGCATGTCAACGACATCCTGCCGCTCAGCCGCCGCGACCCGCTGGCGTTCGAAGGCGCCACGCGGGCCTGGCGCCAGGCGCTGCAGGCGGCGGGCATCACCCTGGACGACCTCAGCCTGGTCGAAACGCACGACTGCTTCACCATTGCGGAGCTGATCGAATACGAAGCCATGGGCCTGGCGGCGCGCGGAGAAGGCTACAAGGTCGTGCGCGAAGGCATCACCCAGAAAGACGGCAGGCTGCCCGTCAACCCGTCGGGCGGCCTGAAAGCCAAGGGCCATCCCGTGGGGGCCACCGGCGTGTCCATGCATGCCATGGCGTGCATGCAGCTCACAGAGTCGGCCGGCGACATGCAGATCCCCGGCGCCCGCCTGGCCGGTGTGTTCAATATGGGCGGCGCGGCCGTCGCCAATTACGTCAGCATCCTGGAGCGCATCAAATGA
- a CDS encoding TRAP transporter substrate-binding protein, whose translation MTLSRRSFMLSTTGIAGAAMLGVPLQSAFAAKTYRYKYANNLPPSHPMNLRAKEMAKKIADETDGAFKLQVFPSSQLGSDTETLNQLRSGAVEFFTLSGLILSTLVPAAAISGIGFAFPDYDTVWKSMDGKLGEYIRGEIDKHDLIVMEKIWDNGFREITTSTKPIKGPEDFQDLKIRVPVSPLWTSMFKALQSAPTSINFNEVYSALQTKVVDAQENPLAIIQTAKLFEVQEYCSLTNHMWDGFWFLGNKAAWDRLPKDIQTVVAKHINEAGMNERNDVHALNDELQKKLTEEGMQFNTPDVAPIRAQLKKAGFYSEWKGKFGDKAWAILEGSVGSLA comes from the coding sequence ATGACGCTTTCCCGTCGCTCGTTCATGCTTTCGACCACCGGCATCGCCGGCGCAGCCATGCTCGGCGTTCCCCTGCAGTCGGCCTTCGCCGCCAAGACGTACCGCTACAAGTACGCCAATAACCTGCCGCCGTCGCATCCCATGAATCTGCGCGCGAAGGAAATGGCCAAGAAAATCGCCGATGAAACCGACGGCGCCTTCAAACTGCAGGTGTTTCCCAGCAGCCAGCTGGGTTCCGACACCGAAACCCTGAACCAGCTGCGTTCGGGCGCGGTCGAGTTCTTTACGCTGTCGGGCCTGATTCTTTCCACCCTGGTGCCCGCGGCGGCCATCAGCGGCATCGGATTTGCCTTTCCGGATTACGACACGGTCTGGAAGTCCATGGACGGCAAGCTGGGCGAGTACATTCGCGGCGAGATCGACAAGCACGACCTGATCGTGATGGAAAAAATCTGGGACAACGGCTTCCGTGAAATCACCACCAGCACCAAGCCCATCAAGGGGCCGGAAGACTTCCAGGACCTGAAGATCCGCGTGCCGGTAAGCCCCCTGTGGACGTCGATGTTCAAGGCCCTGCAATCCGCGCCCACCAGCATCAACTTCAACGAGGTGTATTCCGCGCTGCAGACCAAAGTGGTGGACGCACAGGAAAACCCGCTGGCCATCATCCAGACGGCCAAGCTGTTTGAAGTGCAGGAGTACTGCTCGCTGACCAACCATATGTGGGACGGCTTCTGGTTCCTGGGCAACAAGGCTGCCTGGGACCGCCTGCCCAAAGACATCCAGACCGTGGTGGCCAAGCACATCAACGAAGCCGGCATGAACGAGCGCAACGACGTGCACGCGCTGAACGATGAACTGCAGAAGAAGCTGACCGAAGAAGGCATGCAGTTCAATACGCCGGATGTCGCCCCCATTCGCGCCCAGCTCAAGAAGGCCGGTTTCTATTCCGAATGGAAAGGCAAGTTCGGCGACAAGGCGTGGGCCATCCTGGAAGGGTCGGTCGGCTCGCTGGCGTAA
- a CDS encoding IclR family transcriptional regulator translates to MELLDSPSDTARANGSQAIHRAISVLRCIARGRNQGVALSIICRQTGLNKSTVHRLTTALITDGLVQQDEQTRRYFLGAECYALGLVASDRFGLHNFVGQPVLRLAATTGDAAFFSLRQGSHSLCLLREEGNYPLKSHVLQAGDRHPLGVGGGSLSMLAALDDDEVESLLDQNMADITLVYPHYTREALAQQVRDTRAQGYAINRGMVLKGSWGLGVAVRDPDGKVVGAYSIATVESRMSPEREAQLYGLLRKEAEALEDYLRKRGLPRAFNTQAHA, encoded by the coding sequence ATGGAACTACTGGACTCTCCTTCTGATACCGCACGTGCCAATGGGTCGCAGGCCATACACCGTGCGATCAGTGTGTTGCGCTGCATTGCCCGCGGCCGCAACCAAGGGGTGGCCCTGTCGATAATATGCCGGCAAACGGGCCTGAATAAATCCACGGTGCATCGCCTTACCACCGCCCTGATCACCGATGGCCTGGTCCAGCAAGACGAACAGACGCGCCGGTATTTCCTGGGCGCGGAATGCTATGCCCTTGGGCTGGTGGCGTCCGACCGCTTCGGCCTGCACAACTTCGTGGGCCAGCCGGTGCTGAGGCTGGCCGCCACAACAGGCGATGCCGCTTTTTTCTCGCTGCGCCAGGGTTCTCATTCTTTGTGCCTGCTACGTGAAGAAGGCAACTATCCGCTGAAGTCGCACGTTCTTCAAGCCGGAGACCGCCATCCCCTGGGGGTGGGCGGCGGCAGCCTGTCGATGCTGGCCGCGCTGGATGACGACGAAGTCGAATCCCTGCTCGACCAGAACATGGCGGACATCACGCTGGTCTACCCGCACTACACGCGCGAAGCGCTGGCCCAGCAGGTGCGCGACACCCGCGCCCAGGGGTACGCCATCAACCGCGGCATGGTGCTCAAGGGATCATGGGGGCTGGGCGTGGCGGTGCGCGACCCGGACGGCAAGGTCGTGGGCGCATACAGCATCGCCACCGTCGAAAGCCGCATGTCGCCCGAACGCGAGGCGCAGCTGTACGGCCTGCTTCGAAAAGAAGCCGAGGCGCTGGAAGACTACTTGCGCAAACGGGGGCTGCCGCGCGCATTCAACACGCAGGCCCACGCCTGA
- a CDS encoding xylulokinase, with protein sequence MSCVLAADLGGTRFRAALVDAAGNIAHSCVIDSPAGAGARPGWDEIDAGAWWRGLQFLCDTLAAQAGADFDAVEAIAICGVTRSQVFVDAQGAAIRPAITWRDTRAAAHIAEWLAAMPASHAEFGQINAFHPWARIAWLLQAEPHHAARVHVVLEPKDYLNFRLTGRAASDTVSMARLAATAAAGAAGPDLLTALGASPAWVPPLLQPLDIVGPAQAGLPGSLARLAGRPVLACSNDTWAAVAGLGALRPGYAYNISGTTEVFGAVGAEPAQAQGLMTVDWGGGHHQIGGPGQNGADTVAWLLPLLGRLGDQGMAGVADAMNALLNAPRDPQPALFLPYLQGERVPYWDPDLRGAFVGLSRRHGPGDLAWAVLEGVAFLNRIVLERAEAALGGPVREIRFGGGAASNPQWCQVKADVCERAVAVGQAEQPGVLGAAVAAWTALGRYGSFAAAQDALPRVARRYEPRAERMPAYRQLYAQFRAAEAALAPVSRALAGMRAPLPGAAGV encoded by the coding sequence ATGAGCTGCGTCCTGGCGGCAGACCTGGGCGGCACGCGCTTTCGCGCCGCGCTGGTGGACGCGGCGGGCAACATCGCCCATTCCTGCGTCATCGACAGCCCGGCGGGCGCCGGCGCCCGCCCCGGCTGGGACGAAATCGACGCCGGCGCCTGGTGGCGCGGCCTGCAGTTTCTGTGCGACACCCTGGCGGCCCAGGCCGGCGCCGATTTCGACGCGGTCGAAGCCATCGCCATCTGCGGCGTCACCCGCAGCCAGGTGTTCGTCGACGCCCAGGGCGCCGCCATCCGCCCGGCCATCACCTGGCGCGATACGCGCGCGGCGGCGCACATCGCCGAGTGGCTGGCCGCCATGCCGGCATCGCACGCCGAATTCGGGCAGATCAACGCCTTTCATCCCTGGGCCCGCATCGCCTGGCTGTTGCAAGCCGAGCCGCATCATGCGGCGCGGGTGCATGTGGTGCTGGAACCCAAGGACTACCTGAACTTCCGCCTGACGGGCCGCGCGGCCAGCGATACGGTATCGATGGCCCGCCTGGCGGCAACGGCCGCCGCCGGCGCGGCCGGGCCGGACCTGCTGACGGCGCTGGGCGCCAGCCCCGCCTGGGTGCCCCCCTTGCTGCAGCCGCTGGATATTGTCGGGCCGGCGCAGGCCGGCCTGCCCGGATCACTGGCCCGCCTGGCCGGCCGCCCCGTGCTGGCCTGTTCGAACGACACCTGGGCAGCGGTGGCCGGGCTGGGCGCCTTGCGGCCGGGCTACGCCTACAACATATCGGGCACCACCGAAGTCTTCGGCGCGGTGGGGGCCGAGCCGGCGCAGGCACAGGGCCTGATGACGGTGGACTGGGGCGGCGGCCATCACCAGATCGGCGGGCCGGGCCAGAACGGCGCCGATACCGTGGCGTGGCTGCTGCCTTTGCTGGGCCGCCTGGGCGACCAGGGCATGGCCGGCGTGGCGGACGCCATGAACGCCTTGCTGAATGCGCCGCGCGATCCGCAGCCGGCGCTGTTCCTGCCTTACCTGCAGGGCGAACGCGTGCCGTACTGGGACCCGGACCTGCGCGGCGCTTTCGTGGGGCTGAGCCGCCGCCACGGGCCCGGCGACCTGGCCTGGGCGGTGCTGGAAGGCGTGGCCTTCCTGAACCGCATTGTGCTGGAACGCGCCGAAGCCGCCCTGGGCGGCCCGGTGCGCGAAATCCGCTTCGGCGGCGGCGCGGCGTCCAATCCGCAGTGGTGCCAGGTCAAGGCGGACGTGTGCGAACGCGCGGTGGCCGTGGGCCAGGCCGAGCAGCCCGGCGTGCTGGGCGCGGCGGTTGCCGCCTGGACGGCGCTGGGCCGCTACGGCAGCTTCGCGGCCGCGCAGGACGCCCTGCCGCGGGTGGCGCGGCGCTACGAGCCGCGGGCCGAGCGGATGCCGGCCTATCGCCAGCTGTACGCGCAGTTCCGCGCCGCCGAGGCCGCGCTGGCGCCCGTGTCGCGCGCGCTGGCCGGCATGCGCGCGCCGTTGCCCGGCGCCGCCGGGGTATAA
- a CDS encoding DNA-3-methyladenine glycosylase 2 family protein encodes MAAHGGPDAWYSALKAKDARFDGRFFVAVSSTGIYCRPICTAKLPRPENCSFHRTAASAEQAGYRPCLLCRPELAPGNAPIDASASLARRAARLLEDNCGSDLTLEELAGRLGCTGRHLRRVFVAEFSVTPIQYLQTCRLLLAKNLLTDTGLSVVDVAMASGFGSLRRFNALFKSQYRLAPTALRRGQEKRADPAARINLALGYRPPYQWEAMLDFLASRAIPGVEAIHKNTYARAVLLAGPDGNAHPGWIRVSHLPKKRSLNVEASASLLPVLPQVLARVRHLFDLGCDPQAVHEGLCAMNDLAPGMQVLGTRLPGSFDPFEMAVRAVLGQQITVGAARTLAARMVAQYGTPVPAAVAGLSCTFPSPERILGLAGDIESHLGPLGIIRTRARTIHALAQALATRQIDFGPGAEPAREVEKLLALPGIGPWTAQYIAMRAMAWPDAFLPTDFGIKKALAPRTPRQISELALAWQPWRSYAAINLWNSLH; translated from the coding sequence ATGGCGGCACACGGCGGCCCAGACGCCTGGTACTCGGCGCTCAAGGCCAAAGACGCAAGGTTCGACGGGCGATTCTTCGTCGCGGTGTCGTCAACGGGCATTTATTGCCGGCCGATCTGCACCGCCAAACTTCCCCGGCCTGAAAACTGCTCGTTTCACCGGACGGCGGCCTCGGCTGAACAGGCCGGCTATCGTCCCTGCCTGCTTTGCCGCCCCGAACTGGCGCCCGGCAATGCGCCGATCGACGCTTCGGCATCTCTCGCCCGGCGCGCGGCGCGGCTGCTCGAAGACAACTGCGGCAGCGACCTCACGCTGGAAGAGCTGGCAGGCCGGCTGGGCTGCACCGGCCGGCACCTGCGCCGCGTATTCGTCGCCGAATTCAGCGTCACGCCGATCCAGTACCTGCAGACCTGCCGGCTGCTGCTGGCCAAGAACCTGCTTACCGATACCGGCCTGTCTGTCGTCGATGTGGCAATGGCCTCGGGGTTCGGCAGCCTCAGGCGCTTCAACGCCCTGTTCAAAAGCCAGTATCGGCTTGCCCCCACGGCGCTGCGCCGCGGCCAGGAAAAGCGCGCCGATCCGGCTGCCCGGATCAATCTGGCGCTGGGGTATCGCCCACCCTATCAATGGGAGGCGATGCTCGATTTCCTGGCTTCGCGCGCCATCCCCGGCGTGGAAGCCATCCACAAAAACACCTACGCGCGAGCCGTGCTTCTTGCCGGGCCCGACGGCAACGCGCACCCGGGCTGGATACGCGTCAGTCACTTGCCCAAAAAAAGGTCGCTCAACGTCGAAGCGTCGGCGTCGTTGCTGCCGGTTCTTCCGCAAGTGCTGGCGCGGGTGCGCCATCTGTTTGACCTGGGCTGCGACCCCCAGGCTGTCCATGAGGGGCTGTGCGCGATGAATGACCTGGCGCCGGGCATGCAAGTGCTGGGAACGCGCCTGCCCGGCAGTTTCGACCCCTTCGAGATGGCGGTGCGGGCCGTGCTGGGGCAGCAAATCACGGTGGGCGCCGCGCGCACGCTGGCGGCCCGGATGGTGGCCCAATACGGCACGCCGGTACCGGCCGCCGTTGCCGGCCTGTCTTGTACGTTTCCATCGCCGGAGCGCATACTCGGCCTTGCAGGAGACATCGAAAGCCATCTGGGCCCGCTGGGCATCATACGCACGCGCGCCAGAACCATACACGCGCTGGCGCAGGCCCTGGCCACGCGGCAGATCGACTTCGGCCCCGGGGCGGAACCCGCGCGCGAAGTCGAAAAACTGCTGGCGCTGCCGGGCATCGGCCCCTGGACCGCCCAGTACATCGCCATGCGCGCGATGGCCTGGCCCGACGCCTTCCTGCCGACGGACTTCGGCATAAAAAAGGCCCTGGCCCCCCGCACTCCGCGGCAAATCAGCGAACTGGCGCTTGCATGGCAGCCGTGGCGCAGCTACGCCGCCATCAATCTGTGGAATTCCCTGCATTAA
- a CDS encoding SDR family NAD(P)-dependent oxidoreductase has translation MDDKQFSGRVALVLGAGSVGEGWGNGKAAAVAYAREGATVIAVDLNLDAARETHGIIQQEGGQSEALAADVTQADQVAALVQGVADRYGRIDILHNNVGMAKMGSVTELSEAQWDTAMNVNLKSAFLACKHVLPVMQAHKRGSIINISSLAAIRYTGYPYPVYYASKGGLNQLTVGLALEYARQGIRVNAIMPGYVDTPLIYKDISGQYGSQQEMVDARNARCPMGHMGTAWDIAKAAVFLASDAAAYITGVCLPVDGGVHLACA, from the coding sequence ATGGACGACAAGCAATTTTCCGGACGCGTGGCCCTGGTGCTGGGCGCCGGATCGGTAGGCGAAGGCTGGGGCAACGGCAAAGCGGCGGCGGTGGCCTATGCGCGTGAAGGCGCAACCGTCATCGCCGTGGATCTGAACCTGGACGCCGCGCGCGAAACCCACGGCATCATCCAGCAAGAGGGCGGACAAAGCGAGGCCCTGGCGGCCGACGTCACCCAGGCCGACCAGGTGGCCGCGCTGGTGCAGGGCGTGGCCGACCGCTACGGCCGCATCGACATCCTGCACAACAACGTGGGCATGGCGAAGATGGGCAGCGTCACGGAGCTTTCCGAGGCGCAGTGGGACACCGCCATGAACGTGAACCTGAAAAGCGCCTTCCTGGCCTGCAAGCACGTGCTGCCGGTGATGCAGGCGCACAAGCGCGGCAGCATCATCAACATTTCCAGCCTGGCAGCCATCCGCTACACCGGTTATCCCTACCCCGTGTACTACGCGTCCAAGGGCGGGCTGAACCAGCTGACAGTGGGCCTGGCGCTGGAATACGCCCGGCAGGGCATACGGGTCAACGCCATCATGCCCGGCTATGTGGACACGCCGCTTATCTACAAAGACATCTCGGGCCAGTACGGCAGCCAACAAGAGATGGTAGACGCGCGCAACGCGCGCTGCCCCATGGGCCACATGGGCACGGCGTGGGACATCGCCAAGGCGGCGGTATTCCTGGCGTCGGACGCGGCGGCCTATATCACCGGCGTGTGCCTGCCCGTGGATGGCGGGGTGCACTTGGCCTGCGCCTGA
- a CDS encoding LysE family translocator: protein MEYLSQLLTLSGIVLLACISPGPDFVAVTSNALNHRRSGIFVGLGIACAVVVWASLAILGFGLLIKQLFWLYEAIRLAGAAYLIYLGARMLMASFKAGNRQPHVAGVPRLGALQAWRQGFMVGITNPKTATFFATLFVTVLPVGAPTWVYVSVVALVGLITAAWLGTLATFFSVGRVRSVYARVSRVVDAVMGAALVGLGIRLASNR from the coding sequence ATGGAATACCTGTCTCAACTGCTCACGCTGTCCGGCATCGTTCTACTGGCCTGCATCAGCCCCGGGCCGGACTTCGTTGCCGTCACGTCCAATGCCTTGAATCACCGGCGATCCGGCATCTTCGTCGGCCTGGGCATCGCCTGCGCGGTGGTCGTGTGGGCAAGCCTGGCCATTCTTGGATTCGGCCTGCTGATCAAGCAGCTGTTCTGGCTGTATGAAGCCATCCGCCTGGCCGGCGCGGCCTACCTGATCTACCTGGGCGCGCGGATGCTGATGGCCTCTTTCAAGGCGGGCAACCGCCAGCCGCACGTGGCCGGCGTGCCGCGGCTGGGGGCGCTGCAAGCGTGGCGCCAGGGTTTCATGGTGGGCATCACCAACCCCAAGACGGCGACCTTCTTTGCTACCCTGTTCGTGACCGTGCTGCCGGTCGGCGCGCCCACCTGGGTATACGTCAGCGTGGTGGCGCTGGTCGGCCTGATAACGGCCGCGTGGCTGGGAACGCTGGCCACGTTCTTCTCGGTGGGGCGCGTTCGATCCGTCTACGCGCGCGTCAGCCGGGTAGTCGACGCCGTGATGGGCGCGGCCCTAGTGGGCCTGGGGATTCGGCTGGCCAGCAATCGCTAA
- a CDS encoding TRAP transporter large permease subunit, whose translation MSSQTTAMPDTIAPSPRIGHKWIRPLDTFLGYLIEIPVALLVIAEVIILFSGIFARYVLNTPLIWSDELASLLFLWLAMLGAAVAFRRGEHMRMTAFVNRASPSTQAFLNVFAISVSLFFVLLVLGPGFSSVTEQSVITTPAMGISMGWRTAALPTGLVFMAIFAVMRLIEVSNWRLVGKALLLMAAIGLALYAMTPLFEDLGNYTLVIFFVVLVAVGVFTGVPIAFSFGIATYAYLSLSTYVPVVVLVGRMDEGMSHLILLAVPLFVFLGLLIDMTGMAHKMVSFLASILGHVRGGLSYVLVGAMYLVSGISGAKAADMAAIAPVLFPEMKARGTDEGELVALLSATGAQTETVPPSLVLITIGSVTSVSITSLFIGGLVPSAVLGVMLCLVVWWRNRNVDLTGMVRQPRSEVFKSFVIALPALTLPFVIRAAVVEGVATATEVSTIGIVYSCIIGICVYRKFDVKRLYPILIDTATLSGAILLIIGTATGMAWALTQSGFSADLAELMGSLPGGAFTFFCVSIITFIVLGSVLEGIPAMVLLGPLLFPIAEELGINDVHYAMVAILAMGIGLFAPPFGVGYYAACAIGRVAPDKGIKPIVGYMCSIFIGLLLVAAIPWLSTGFLDK comes from the coding sequence ATGTCCTCTCAAACCACCGCCATGCCAGATACGATTGCGCCGAGCCCGCGTATTGGGCACAAATGGATACGCCCGCTCGACACTTTCCTGGGGTACTTGATAGAAATACCCGTCGCGCTGCTTGTCATCGCGGAAGTCATCATTCTTTTCTCGGGCATTTTTGCCAGGTATGTACTCAACACCCCGCTGATCTGGTCCGACGAGCTCGCCTCGCTGCTTTTCCTGTGGCTGGCGATGCTCGGCGCGGCGGTGGCTTTCCGGCGTGGCGAACACATGCGCATGACGGCGTTCGTCAACCGGGCGTCGCCATCGACTCAGGCCTTCCTGAATGTGTTCGCCATTTCGGTGTCGCTGTTTTTCGTGCTGCTGGTGCTGGGGCCCGGCTTCAGTTCGGTAACCGAGCAGTCCGTCATTACCACGCCCGCCATGGGCATCAGCATGGGCTGGCGCACCGCCGCCTTGCCCACAGGGCTGGTGTTCATGGCCATCTTCGCGGTGATGCGCCTGATCGAAGTCTCGAACTGGCGGCTGGTCGGCAAGGCGCTGCTGCTGATGGCGGCAATAGGCCTGGCGCTGTACGCCATGACGCCGCTGTTCGAAGACCTGGGCAACTACACCCTGGTGATCTTCTTCGTGGTGCTGGTGGCCGTCGGGGTCTTTACCGGCGTGCCGATCGCTTTTTCGTTCGGCATCGCCACCTATGCCTATCTGTCGCTTAGCACGTATGTGCCCGTGGTGGTGCTGGTGGGGCGCATGGACGAGGGCATGTCCCACCTCATCCTGCTGGCCGTGCCGCTGTTCGTGTTCCTGGGCCTGCTGATCGACATGACGGGCATGGCGCACAAGATGGTGTCCTTCCTGGCCAGCATCCTGGGCCATGTGCGCGGCGGCCTGTCTTATGTGCTGGTGGGCGCCATGTACCTGGTGTCGGGCATCTCGGGCGCCAAGGCGGCCGACATGGCCGCCATCGCGCCGGTGCTGTTCCCTGAAATGAAAGCGCGCGGCACCGACGAGGGCGAACTGGTGGCGCTGCTGTCGGCCACCGGCGCGCAAACCGAAACCGTTCCGCCCAGCCTGGTGCTGATCACCATCGGTTCGGTTACCAGCGTATCGATCACTTCGCTGTTCATCGGCGGCCTGGTGCCCAGCGCGGTGCTGGGCGTGATGCTGTGCCTGGTGGTGTGGTGGCGCAACCGCAATGTCGACCTGACGGGCATGGTGCGCCAGCCGCGCTCGGAAGTGTTCAAGAGCTTTGTCATTGCATTGCCTGCCCTGACCCTGCCTTTCGTGATCCGCGCGGCGGTGGTCGAAGGGGTTGCCACGGCAACGGAAGTCTCGACCATCGGCATTGTGTATTCGTGCATTATCGGCATCTGCGTCTACCGCAAGTTCGACGTCAAGCGCCTGTACCCCATCCTGATCGACACGGCGACCCTGTCGGGCGCCATCCTGCTGATCATCGGAACCGCCACCGGCATGGCCTGGGCCCTGACGCAGTCGGGCTTTTCGGCCGACCTGGCCGAGCTGATGGGTTCGCTGCCGGGCGGCGCGTTCACCTTCTTCTGCGTGTCCATCATCACCTTCATCGTGCTGGGCAGCGTGCTGGAAGGCATTCCCGCCATGGTGCTGCTGGGGCCCTTGCTGTTTCCCATTGCCGAAGAACTGGGCATCAACGACGTGCACTACGCCATGGTGGCCATTCTGGCCATGGGCATCGGCCTGTTCGCTCCGCCCTTCGGCGTGGGCTACTACGCCGCGTGCGCAATCGGGCGGGTGGCGCCGGACAAGGGCATCAAGCCTATTGTCGGGTACATGTGCTCGATCTTCATCGGCCTGCTGCTGGTGGCCGCCATTCCCTGGCTGTCCACGGGTTTCCTGGATAAATAA